From one Lycorma delicatula isolate Av1 chromosome 2, ASM4794821v1, whole genome shotgun sequence genomic stretch:
- the LOC142320092 gene encoding uncharacterized protein LOC142320092, giving the protein MSHDLVSELVIEQRADLLIITEPNKYLVARSGWMVDTNGDVAIMDVSGRIAWRLKSRSGGMLAVESDLTLAIGAYVSPNCDIHEFTRRLDIIQGVVNNARKKIIILGDFNSKAIAAGSAYTNRRGEILTDMMGAISCHCVNDGTPTYEARGHSSVLDLTIIDDRWSREHWDWRVLPHDVASDHHHRLRTQTLYVL; this is encoded by the coding sequence ATGTCTCATGATTTGGTTAGTGAACTGGTCATAGAGCAGAGGGCTGATTTATTGATAATCACGGAGCCGAACAAGTACCTTGTTGCTAGATCAGGCTGGATGGTGGATACAAATGGTGACGTGGCAATTATGGATGTAAGTGGCAGGATAGCATGGAGATTGAAGTCCAGATCTGGAGGCATGTTGGCGGTAGAGTCGGATTTAACACTAGCGATTGGTGCCTATGTGTCTCCAAACTGTGACATACATGAATTTACTAGAAGACTAGACATAATACAAGGAGTAGTAAATAACGCTAGGAAGAAAATCATTATTCTAGGTGATTTCAATAGTAAAGCAATTGCAGCAGGGAGCGCATACACCAATCGCAGAGGTGAGATCCTTACGGATATGATGGGGGCAATTAGCTgtcattgtgtaaatgatggcaCCCCTACATATGAGGCGAGAGGACACTCGTCAGTCTTGGACTTAACAATCATAGACGATAGATGGAGTAGGGAACACTGGGACTGGCGAGTGTTACCACATGATGTGGCGAGTGACCATCATCACAGATTGCGAACCCAGACGCTTTACGTTCTCTGA